The DNA window GCATAGACGAAATCGACGCCTTCGATATCGGCATCGATCATGTTCGAGATCGCATTGCCGCCCGCGCCGCCGACGCCGATCACGACGATCCGCGGGCGCAGTTCATCCATGTCGGCGGGTGCGATGTTGATGCTCATATCTTCGTCTCCTGGGGGCATCTCTCCCCCATATTTGGGCAATTGGTTGCGTTAATGGCACAAAGCGGGGTGCGGTTCCAAGCGCTGAGGGTGCTAATCCCCAAGGCAATTGCACGACGCGGATGGTCTAAGCCTCTCAAAACCCGTCCTTCATCATTTGCCAGATGCGCCGGACCTTGCCCAGCGCACCGACCCCGCCGCTGCGATCGCTGCTCGCGCGCAGCTGTCGAAGGTCGAGTGGCGGGTTGGCGGCATGGAGCGCGAGACCCGCAAGCGTCGCGAAACCGGGGCCCGAATGCGCTTCGGCCATCCCGCGCACGAAGCCTGGCCGGCCAAGCCGCACGGGCCGCCCGAGTGCGCCCTGCATGTAATCGGCAATCCCTGCCAGTTCGGCTCCGCCGCCGGTGAGCACGATTTGTCGCCCCGCCCCGGCATTGCCGCCCAGCCCCTTGAGCGCAGCACCGATATCGGCGGTAAAGCCCGCCAACTCCTGCCCGATGACCCCGATCAGGTCGACCCGGGCGATCTGCCCCGCTTCCTCACCGGCATCGCCTTCAGCTTCGAGGCCGACGATCGGGAGCATTTCCTTCTGATCGGTCAGCGAGGCGAGCGCGGAGCCGTGAACGCATTTCAACCGCTCGGCTTGGCCGCGCCGGATCCCGAATTGCGAGGCGATCGCTTCGGTCATGTCGGCCGAGCCCCAGGGCAGGGTCTGCAGCCCCACCGGACGCCCGCGCGAAAACAGTGCTATCGTGGTTACCTCGCCGCCGAATTCGACCAGCGCGCAGCCGAGATCGAGTTCCTCCTCGGTCAGGCAAGCCTGCGCCGCCGCGATTGGCGAAGCGACCAGCCCTGCGACATCGTAATGCGCGTTCTGGACCACTTCACGGATGTTCTTGATCGGCGCATGGTCGGCCAGCACCGCATGGACGTGGACCCCAAGTCGCTCGGCATGCATCCCGACCGGATCGAGCACACCCTGCGCATCGTCCATCGTGTATAGCGCCGGTTGCGCGTGTAGCAGCAGCCCGCGGTCACGCCCGATTTGATCGCGCGCGAGAAGCAGCAGCGTCTCGACGTCCTCGGGCTCGACCCGGCGGCCTCCGATCTCGCAATCGGCGGGCACGATCTCGCTCCGGAGACCGGCACCGGAGCACCCGACCCAGACCGCACGGACATTGCGTTCGGCGATCTGCTCGGCCTTGTCGATCACGTGGCGTACTGCAGCGCTGGCAGCGTTCATGTCGACCACGTAGCCGCGCCTGAACCCGTCCGCCTTGCGATGGTGGGCGCCGAGCACGGTCACTT is part of the Alteriqipengyuania halimionae genome and encodes:
- the ftsA gene encoding cell division protein FtsA — encoded protein: MPASTAGRIIGAVNLGSFRVSALVAQIGEDGEVTVLGAHHRKADGFRRGYVVDMNAASAAVRHVIDKAEQIAERNVRAVWVGCSGAGLRSEIVPADCEIGGRRVEPEDVETLLLLARDQIGRDRGLLLHAQPALYTMDDAQGVLDPVGMHAERLGVHVHAVLADHAPIKNIREVVQNAHYDVAGLVASPIAAAQACLTEEELDLGCALVEFGGEVTTIALFSRGRPVGLQTLPWGSADMTEAIASQFGIRRGQAERLKCVHGSALASLTDQKEMLPIVGLEAEGDAGEEAGQIARVDLIGVIGQELAGFTADIGAALKGLGGNAGAGRQIVLTGGGAELAGIADYMQGALGRPVRLGRPGFVRGMAEAHSGPGFATLAGLALHAANPPLDLRQLRASSDRSGGVGALGKVRRIWQMMKDGF